A genomic segment from Paenibacillus sp. FSL K6-1096 encodes:
- a CDS encoding aspartyl-phosphate phosphatase Spo0E family protein: protein MLAEKHHDLQHPAVLKQSMVLDELINQYNKKGEQKRLIESRRSLENKHTLY from the coding sequence ATGCTGGCGGAGAAACACCATGATCTACAGCATCCCGCTGTTCTTAAGCAATCTATGGTATTGGATGAATTAATTAACCAGTATAATAAGAAGGGAGAACAGAAGAGATTAATAGAGAGCAGGAGATCACTTGAGAACAAACATACTTTATATTGA
- a CDS encoding ABC transporter permease produces the protein MRAFYTELSKLFSLPGIWLAFLIGVLGPAAFAALDCIAEKEDILAGISTRLPEVGFLGLGFGVQGVILLGVLAVSSEYAVESSEAGHGQQIITSLTAVSSRLHVLLAKAAAVSVVTILLCILAIAAILPITHLILGEFAPAMEWTRLAGAVCYWIFTALIAFSFTVLTKNGMIPLTVLMINSSLVSFSVLLAKVTKLAYYLPDRAGIDMFMSMNDAYHTPLRGGLVMLAWTAVLLTIAAVVFRRREVGA, from the coding sequence ATGAGGGCTTTTTATACAGAGTTATCCAAGCTGTTCTCCCTGCCGGGCATCTGGCTGGCATTCCTTATAGGAGTCTTGGGACCTGCGGCCTTTGCCGCTTTGGACTGTATCGCTGAGAAGGAGGATATTCTAGCTGGTATCAGCACCCGGCTGCCGGAAGTAGGGTTTCTTGGATTAGGCTTCGGGGTACAGGGAGTCATTCTTCTGGGGGTGCTGGCGGTCAGCAGTGAGTATGCGGTAGAGAGCAGCGAGGCCGGACACGGGCAGCAGATCATAACAAGCTTAACGGCGGTATCCTCCCGGCTTCATGTACTCCTGGCCAAAGCAGCGGCGGTGAGCGTAGTCACCATCCTGCTGTGTATCTTGGCTATAGCGGCTATCCTGCCAATAACGCACCTGATTCTCGGAGAATTCGCCCCGGCCATGGAGTGGACCAGACTGGCCGGAGCCGTATGTTACTGGATTTTCACTGCGCTAATTGCCTTCAGTTTCACGGTTCTGACGAAGAACGGTATGATCCCGCTCACTGTGCTGATGATCAATTCATCGTTGGTATCCTTCAGCGTCCTGCTCGCCAAGGTAACGAAGCTGGCCTATTACTTACCTGATAGGGCGGGTATTGATATGTTCATGTCTATGAACGACGCCTATCATACCCCGCTCAGAGGCGGGCTGGTGATGCTGGCCTGGACAGCCGTCCTTCTCACTATTGCAGCAGTTGTCTTCCGTAGAAGGGAGGTTGGAGCATGA
- a CDS encoding ATP-binding cassette domain-containing protein yields the protein MLTINNLVKRRGTEEILSGITFEARPGRVTGFLGPNGAGKSSTLRILLGLDHATSGSALIHGKPFAELQHPLQTVGAALDGSGAHPMRTGRAHLHWIACAAGLPRSRVEEVLDIVGLTKAAGTRVKRYSLGMGRRLGIAAALLADPEILILDEPVNGLDPEGIRWIRTFLRQRAEAGNTVLLSSHLMGELAETVDDVVIIKQGRIVADGTLQEVTGSHSTLEQAFFALTSGHAGDLR from the coding sequence TTGCTCACCATCAATAACTTAGTCAAACGCCGCGGAACGGAGGAGATTCTATCTGGAATCACCTTCGAGGCCAGACCAGGAAGAGTCACGGGGTTCCTCGGACCCAACGGGGCCGGCAAAAGCTCCACCCTCCGTATCCTGCTCGGATTGGATCATGCTACCTCAGGGAGTGCCTTGATTCATGGCAAGCCCTTCGCAGAATTACAACATCCGCTGCAAACCGTAGGTGCCGCACTGGACGGATCTGGAGCACATCCGATGCGGACAGGACGGGCACACCTGCACTGGATCGCTTGCGCCGCCGGCCTGCCCCGCTCCCGTGTCGAGGAGGTGCTGGATATCGTAGGTCTTACCAAGGCAGCAGGCACTAGAGTGAAGCGGTATTCTCTCGGCATGGGGAGAAGACTGGGAATCGCGGCTGCGCTGCTTGCAGACCCGGAGATCCTGATTTTGGATGAACCTGTGAACGGACTTGACCCGGAAGGCATCCGTTGGATTCGGACATTTCTGCGGCAACGTGCAGAGGCAGGGAATACGGTGCTGCTCTCCAGTCATCTTATGGGTGAGCTTGCCGAGACGGTGGACGATGTGGTGATCATTAAGCAGGGGAGAATCGTTGCGGATGGAACACTCCAAGAGGTGACCGGCAGCCACTCCACGCTGGAGCAGGCCTTCTTCGCCCTGACCTCGGGACATGCAGGTGATCTGCGATGA
- a CDS encoding ABC transporter permease yields MNIPAGRKFTRILGAELVKLVTLPAIWLILAGTFVAQCVVTAAYTSVALQSEPGTYTFLNTGLASMRYLQAGFMMLGITATASEYTGGQIRTTLTVLPWRGLQLSVKYLALVIIAVPAAFLMAASGVLYAGLMLRDTTVGLEPDQIAACLGGGTGYLTLTALLGAAAGAILRRTTPALVILLGYYFIVSPMAGAYLPDYLPDVAGYYMYAPPAAYPHNALSRLQGTGISILWIILFITAALVLYRKRDA; encoded by the coding sequence ATGAATATCCCGGCTGGCAGGAAATTCACAAGGATCCTTGGTGCAGAACTGGTTAAATTAGTCACCCTCCCTGCGATATGGCTTATTCTGGCGGGGACATTCGTCGCTCAGTGCGTAGTGACTGCAGCATATACTTCTGTGGCTCTGCAGAGTGAGCCGGGGACGTATACGTTCCTGAATACAGGACTGGCCTCGATGCGGTATCTTCAAGCAGGCTTCATGATGCTTGGAATAACAGCCACGGCTTCAGAGTACACAGGGGGACAAATTCGGACGACGCTTACTGTACTCCCGTGGCGCGGGCTGCAATTATCCGTGAAGTATCTGGCATTAGTTATAATCGCTGTACCTGCGGCATTCCTTATGGCCGCATCTGGAGTGCTATACGCCGGCTTGATGCTGAGGGACACTACCGTTGGGCTTGAGCCAGATCAAATCGCTGCGTGCCTGGGAGGAGGCACGGGCTATTTAACCTTAACTGCACTGCTTGGTGCAGCAGCAGGCGCTATTTTGAGAAGAACCACTCCCGCCCTGGTGATCCTGCTCGGTTATTATTTCATTGTCAGTCCAATGGCCGGAGCGTACCTGCCAGACTATCTTCCAGATGTAGCTGGCTATTACATGTATGCCCCGCCTGCCGCATATCCCCACAATGCTCTATCACGATTGCAAGGGACAGGCATATCCATACTATGGATCATTCTCTTCATAACAGCAGCGCTTGTGTTGTACCGGAAGCGGGATGCTTAG
- a CDS encoding DUF4838 domain-containing protein, with protein sequence MLSLIPEPKQVRSTEKEPWRTGGEVRLQLTMEQDDPRLALHCQRAFPGREVTTSVSGAGEGYSLLIEEIVSFASAPDSDEADLSPLKGRADGYLLDVTASGAVIRALDAPGLYYGLQTLLQLQRLHGGDIPAVSITDWPDTELRVMNFDLRQTFSKPERLIEYLAEFSRFKTNAVLIEYEDKFPFRAHREFAHPQHALSREQLEALQAAAHEHYIEIIPLQQSFGHLEYVLRHDAWKHLRETEESTGEICPSHPQTYELITGLLAEMIDAHPESRYIHLGCDEVYSLCECEACREAFGGVRERAFISFLNRLIEFTASRGRQPIFWHDMLDKCPPEELAKLDPRSAAMIWIYNGRNIQEEVTSLTNKFRALGIEVMGAPAVRSFDWAEHQNYPVIDNRTGNLLQWAETAEKLDIRCMVATNWTGPFSLGVPYGVFETTWYPMLLHADLAWNRRADANTFIDRFLELFHGISPETGHSKLGNYKLEDYYDIIWKLREEVQRNHGYAELIAIMHDFEVATDRSRAIHKYAYRWELYPGDSAEWRSLLNNYTRNHNGREAVRPRMLEALRQYQPRDMAEHFVKSRFYLHDYLERTLYREIGLAASPHDPAAMSLEDKIALMCVVGTPSIAAEPEFRERMSGNRFGGIGLFPHNVKDEQQTLKLMAEVQAITGNSGIPQPYYVSIDEEGGTLSKFKTFYPYIPGNRAAGLSRAPETAYLQGKIIGSQLHALGIPMNWAPVLDVNTNIDNPVVGVRSFGEDPEVVAAFGKAYIQGMHEAGVAVTAKHFPGHGQVSGDSHVVLPECELSIEELMDGPLLPFIAAIEAGADSIMMGHLLFPNIPESDGLPASLSPFFAGELLRGRLGFEGIICTDDIEMGAIKKNFNPDEIGVLAVLAGNDMILMCHTPEFQERVIAGIHKAVLDGVIAESRIDESVNRILRLYAKFRQYRAAAHPIPREGWNEAALQYARRTVKVSRDPQQLLPLSAERSYLLILPRQEQLTIADNSGGNEIGLTALLEARGLSVQTEYCSMKPDAAEIANLCAKAVGRTVIQGTLNAHLFQGQLELAAQLAAAGPLLNLVLRNPYDDAYLPQNAGSILLCSTSDYSLQALAEVLVKGAYKK encoded by the coding sequence ATGCTTAGCTTGATACCCGAGCCGAAGCAGGTGAGGAGTACAGAGAAGGAGCCATGGCGGACAGGCGGGGAAGTCCGTCTGCAGCTGACCATGGAGCAGGATGATCCCCGGCTGGCGCTTCATTGCCAGCGGGCTTTTCCCGGCCGGGAGGTTACAACCAGCGTATCGGGGGCAGGCGAGGGATACTCGCTGCTGATTGAGGAGATTGTGAGTTTCGCTTCAGCTCCCGATTCCGATGAAGCAGACCTGTCCCCGCTGAAGGGCCGGGCGGACGGCTACCTTCTGGACGTTACCGCAAGCGGAGCGGTAATCCGCGCCCTGGACGCCCCCGGACTCTATTACGGCTTGCAGACGCTGCTGCAATTGCAGAGACTGCACGGCGGCGATATTCCGGCGGTGTCCATTACGGATTGGCCCGATACGGAGCTTCGGGTGATGAACTTTGATCTGCGCCAGACCTTCTCGAAGCCGGAGCGGCTGATCGAATATCTGGCTGAATTCTCCCGCTTCAAAACAAATGCGGTGCTCATAGAATACGAGGACAAGTTCCCGTTCCGGGCACACCGGGAGTTCGCCCATCCGCAGCACGCGCTTAGCCGGGAACAGCTGGAGGCGCTCCAGGCAGCGGCGCATGAGCATTATATTGAGATTATTCCTTTGCAGCAGAGCTTTGGCCATCTGGAGTATGTGCTGCGCCATGACGCCTGGAAGCACCTAAGGGAGACCGAGGAATCCACCGGGGAGATCTGCCCGTCCCACCCGCAGACGTATGAACTGATCACCGGACTGCTTGCGGAGATGATAGATGCCCATCCTGAATCACGTTACATTCATCTGGGCTGTGACGAGGTGTACAGCCTGTGTGAATGTGAAGCGTGCCGGGAGGCATTCGGCGGCGTGCGGGAGCGGGCCTTCATCTCCTTCCTGAACCGCCTGATCGAATTCACAGCCAGCCGGGGGCGGCAGCCGATCTTCTGGCATGACATGCTGGACAAATGCCCGCCCGAAGAGCTGGCGAAGCTTGATCCGCGCAGTGCGGCGATGATCTGGATCTATAACGGGCGGAACATACAAGAAGAAGTTACTTCCTTGACCAATAAATTCAGGGCGCTCGGCATTGAGGTGATGGGCGCACCGGCGGTCCGCAGCTTCGACTGGGCGGAGCATCAGAACTACCCGGTCATTGACAACCGGACCGGCAATCTGCTGCAGTGGGCAGAGACCGCCGAGAAGCTGGACATCCGCTGTATGGTGGCAACGAACTGGACCGGGCCGTTCAGCCTGGGCGTTCCTTATGGTGTGTTCGAGACCACCTGGTATCCGATGCTGCTTCATGCCGATCTCGCCTGGAACCGGCGGGCGGATGCCAATACGTTCATCGACCGCTTCCTGGAGCTGTTCCATGGTATATCACCCGAGACCGGCCATTCTAAGCTTGGCAATTACAAACTAGAGGATTACTACGATATCATCTGGAAGCTGCGGGAGGAGGTACAGCGGAATCACGGCTACGCCGAGCTAATCGCAATTATGCATGATTTCGAGGTGGCCACCGACCGCTCCAGAGCGATCCACAAATACGCCTACCGCTGGGAGCTGTACCCTGGCGACAGCGCGGAATGGCGCTCTCTGTTGAACAATTACACCCGTAACCATAACGGACGCGAAGCGGTCCGGCCCCGGATGCTGGAGGCGCTTCGGCAATACCAGCCCCGGGATATGGCTGAGCATTTTGTGAAATCGCGCTTCTATCTGCATGATTACCTGGAGCGGACGCTCTACCGGGAGATCGGGCTGGCGGCATCCCCGCATGATCCGGCTGCCATGAGCCTGGAGGACAAAATAGCGCTTATGTGCGTAGTCGGCACCCCTTCTATAGCGGCAGAGCCGGAGTTCCGTGAACGGATGTCCGGGAACCGGTTCGGCGGGATCGGCCTGTTCCCTCATAATGTGAAGGATGAACAGCAGACGCTGAAGCTGATGGCGGAGGTGCAGGCCATTACCGGCAATTCCGGCATTCCGCAGCCTTATTATGTATCGATCGACGAGGAGGGCGGCACCCTCTCCAAGTTCAAGACCTTCTATCCCTACATCCCCGGCAACCGGGCAGCAGGGCTGAGCAGGGCCCCCGAAACGGCTTATCTCCAGGGTAAAATCATCGGCAGCCAGCTCCACGCGTTGGGCATTCCGATGAACTGGGCGCCCGTGCTGGATGTGAATACGAACATTGACAATCCGGTTGTTGGGGTGCGCTCCTTCGGCGAGGACCCTGAAGTGGTGGCTGCCTTCGGCAAGGCTTATATTCAGGGGATGCATGAGGCAGGGGTAGCGGTAACGGCCAAGCATTTCCCCGGCCATGGACAGGTCAGCGGCGATTCCCACGTTGTTCTGCCAGAGTGCGAACTCTCAATAGAGGAATTAATGGACGGACCGCTGCTTCCATTCATCGCTGCCATCGAAGCCGGGGCCGATTCGATTATGATGGGCCATCTGCTGTTCCCTAACATTCCCGAGTCGGATGGCCTGCCTGCTTCGCTTAGTCCGTTCTTCGCCGGAGAGCTGCTGCGGGGGCGTCTTGGCTTCGAGGGCATCATCTGCACCGATGACATCGAGATGGGCGCGATTAAGAAAAATTTCAATCCCGATGAAATAGGAGTACTGGCCGTGCTGGCCGGCAACGACATGATTCTGATGTGTCATACGCCGGAGTTCCAGGAGCGGGTCATCGCAGGCATCCACAAGGCTGTATTGGATGGTGTCATCGCTGAATCCAGAATTGATGAATCGGTCAACCGCATCCTCCGCCTCTATGCGAAATTCCGGCAATACCGGGCGGCGGCCCATCCCATTCCGCGTGAGGGATGGAATGAGGCGGCCCTACAATATGCGCGCCGCACGGTCAAGGTCAGCCGCGACCCGCAGCAATTGCTGCCGTTGTCTGCTGAACGCTCATATCTGCTGATCTTGCCGCGCCAGGAGCAGCTGACGATCGCCGACAATTCCGGGGGTAATGAGATCGGCCTGACCGCGCTGCTGGAAGCCCGGGGCTTGTCCGTGCAGACAGAGTATTGCAGCATGAAGCCGGACGCCGCCGAAATTGCGAACCTGTGTGCCAAGGCCGTCGGCCGCACCGTCATTCAGGGGACACTGAATGCCCATCTGTTCCAGGGCCAGCTCGAACTTGCCGCGCAGCTTGCGGCGGCCGGTCCGCTCCTGAACCTGGTGCTGCGTAACCCGTATGACGATGCGTACCTGCCGCAGAACGCCGGAAGTATTCTCTTATGCTCCACCTCGGATTATTCGCTTCAGGCGCTGGCGGAAGTGCTGGTTAAGGGCGCATACAAAAAATAA
- a CDS encoding amidohydrolase family protein gives MNGVISGRHYRTGLPLEVHVNGGVIEAVHTLAESPHMADWPWLAPGLVDLQVNGGWGLDLNTLPLKPETVAGLSRRLLARGVTSYCPTLITNGPDPLAQAASAIAEAVRTLPDIAGQIAGIHLEGPFLSPEDGPRGAHPLEHICPPDWEAFCRWQEAAGGLIRIITVSPEWPGAAAFISRCSASGVRVSIGHTAASPEQIRQAVAAGAVMSTHLGNGTHLTLPRHPHYLWEQLAADELYGCMIADGCHLPDSLLKVILRVKQSRAILVSDAVSLSGMAPGAYRLHIGGDVVLTPEGRLHLAGHPQLLAGSAMMLADQVTYLARAGLVPLEDALDCASLHPARLLELPQAAGLTAGAPADLIGFRKISGGDLELQAVWKNGRLAAAGKEW, from the coding sequence ATGAACGGCGTGATCTCGGGAAGACATTACAGAACCGGCCTGCCGCTTGAGGTCCACGTTAACGGTGGCGTCATTGAAGCGGTTCATACGCTGGCCGAAAGCCCGCATATGGCAGACTGGCCCTGGCTTGCGCCGGGGCTGGTCGATTTGCAGGTCAACGGCGGATGGGGCCTGGACCTCAATACACTGCCGCTTAAGCCGGAGACCGTGGCCGGGCTCTCGCGCCGCCTGCTGGCCCGGGGAGTCACCTCATATTGCCCGACCCTGATTACGAACGGGCCGGACCCGCTCGCCCAGGCGGCGTCCGCGATTGCTGAAGCGGTACGGACTCTGCCGGATATTGCCGGGCAGATCGCTGGTATCCACCTGGAGGGGCCTTTTCTGTCGCCGGAGGACGGTCCGCGCGGGGCGCATCCCTTAGAGCATATCTGTCCGCCCGACTGGGAGGCCTTCTGCCGCTGGCAGGAGGCGGCGGGGGGGCTGATCCGGATCATTACCGTGTCGCCCGAATGGCCGGGCGCGGCAGCCTTCATCTCCCGGTGCAGCGCCTCCGGCGTCCGGGTCTCCATCGGACATACGGCTGCTTCGCCGGAGCAGATCCGGCAAGCAGTGGCCGCAGGCGCGGTGATGTCCACCCATCTGGGCAACGGCACGCATCTTACGCTTCCGCGCCATCCCCACTATCTGTGGGAGCAGCTGGCTGCCGATGAGCTGTACGGCTGCATGATTGCCGACGGCTGCCATCTGCCGGATTCACTGCTGAAGGTGATTCTGCGGGTGAAGCAGAGCCGGGCGATTCTCGTCAGCGATGCCGTCTCGCTGAGCGGCATGGCCCCGGGCGCCTACCGGCTCCACATCGGCGGCGACGTGGTGCTGACGCCGGAAGGGCGGCTGCATCTGGCCGGCCATCCGCAGCTGCTGGCCGGATCGGCCATGATGCTGGCGGACCAGGTGACTTACCTGGCCCGGGCCGGGCTGGTGCCGCTGGAGGACGCGCTCGATTGCGCTTCGCTTCATCCGGCCCGGCTGCTGGAGCTGCCGCAGGCTGCCGGACTTACCGCAGGTGCGCCTGCGGACCTGATCGGCTTCCGCAAGATAAGCGGTGGGGACCTGGAGCTCCAGGCAGTATGGAAAAACGGCCGGCTGGCTGCGGCCGGTAAGGAGTGGTAG
- a CDS encoding response regulator transcription factor translates to MRTNILYIEDNEKIGTWVKEELEQRGYTVQWLLSGEGAEAEVAQVDVVILDIMLPGLDGFTVGKRLKKAAPAVPVLLLTARTSVDDKVEGLQFADDYVTKPFHTDELVARLEVLIRRSGGVSSDRITLGTHIEVDKKLQTIYDKRTGEEIILTGKQHQILMYFLRHPNQVLPKEQLYEAVWEEAYIPGDKTLLVHLHRLRQKLERDPETPEIIETLKGIGYRVKL, encoded by the coding sequence TTGAGAACAAACATACTTTATATTGAAGATAATGAGAAAATCGGCACTTGGGTAAAAGAGGAGCTGGAGCAGCGGGGATATACGGTACAGTGGCTGCTGTCGGGAGAAGGAGCCGAGGCTGAGGTCGCGCAGGTTGATGTCGTTATTCTGGATATTATGTTACCGGGATTAGATGGATTCACAGTAGGCAAACGCCTAAAGAAGGCGGCACCCGCCGTTCCTGTGCTGCTGTTAACCGCCCGGACCTCCGTCGACGATAAGGTGGAGGGCTTACAATTTGCAGATGATTACGTTACGAAGCCCTTTCATACCGATGAATTGGTGGCCAGGCTGGAGGTTTTAATCCGCCGGAGCGGCGGAGTCTCCTCGGACCGCATTACACTGGGCACTCACATTGAAGTGGACAAGAAGCTCCAGACCATCTATGACAAGCGTACAGGCGAAGAGATTATTTTGACAGGAAAGCAGCACCAGATCTTAATGTATTTCCTGCGCCATCCGAATCAGGTTCTGCCGAAGGAACAGCTCTATGAAGCTGTCTGGGAAGAAGCTTATATTCCTGGAGACAAGACTTTACTGGTACATCTCCACCGGCTGCGGCAGAAGCTGGAGCGTGACCCGGAGACTCCGGAGATTATTGAGACGCTGAAGGGAATCGGCTACCGGGTGAAGCTATGA
- a CDS encoding helix-turn-helix transcriptional regulator, with the protein MRIKDARKAAGYTQESIVHQINNTMKCTLRNYQNIEYGVVLPNVTLALLISHLFGVDPREIDEWKYSNQRTDAEKSGN; encoded by the coding sequence TTGAGGATAAAGGATGCACGGAAAGCTGCAGGGTATACCCAAGAATCCATCGTTCATCAGATTAATAACACCATGAAATGCACCTTGCGCAACTACCAGAATATTGAGTACGGTGTGGTACTCCCGAATGTTACATTGGCGCTTCTAATCAGTCACTTGTTTGGCGTTGATCCCCGTGAAATAGATGAATGGAAATACTCAAATCAGCGTACAGATGCGGAGAAAAGTGGCAATTGA
- a CDS encoding beta-L-arabinofuranosidase domain-containing protein: MIELKGKQVVLHDRDLKRREDANRRYLMKLTNDNLLFNYKVEAGRFDGREIPEDAHGGWETPVCQIRGHFLGHWLSAAAIRYHETGDIEIKVKADLILDELAECQKDNGGQWAGAIPEKYLHWVAQGKAIWAPQYNIHKLFMGLVDMYQFTGSSKALDIANRYADWFVNWSTGFTREKFDDILDMETGGMLEAWADLLQITGDAKYTTLLERYYRSRLFRPLLENKDPLTNMHANTTIPEVLGCARAYEVTGEQRWMDIVTAYWKCAVTERGMLATGGNTAGEVWMPKMKIKARLGDKNQEHCTVYNMIRLAEFLFRHTSDPAYAQYIEYNMYNGIMAQAYYQEYHLTGNKHSDPATGLLTYFLPMKAGLRKDWSTETDSFFCCHGTMVQANAALNRGIYYQEQDNLYVCQYFRSELTTEIQGGSIRLQQAQDYMSGSMLNSSNTAGQQELNEITALHENMPDYRKYDFTVHTSAAREFAIHLRIPDWIMSEAVIYVNDQLHGKSADHTAFYTLLRNWQDGDRISIILPVGIRFIPLPDDEQTGAFRYGPEVLAGITEHERILYTPLADAAGEIIMENEREWGSWRYFFKTTRQDPGIQLRRIRDIGYEPYQVYFPVRNE, encoded by the coding sequence ATGATCGAGCTGAAGGGGAAGCAAGTCGTTCTTCATGACCGTGATTTGAAGCGCAGAGAGGATGCCAACCGGCGCTATCTGATGAAGCTGACGAATGATAATCTCCTGTTTAACTATAAGGTAGAGGCGGGAAGATTCGATGGCAGGGAGATTCCGGAGGATGCCCACGGAGGCTGGGAGACGCCGGTCTGCCAGATCCGCGGACATTTTCTGGGACACTGGCTGTCTGCGGCAGCGATCCGGTATCATGAGACAGGGGACATAGAAATTAAGGTGAAGGCCGATCTTATTCTGGACGAGCTGGCTGAATGCCAGAAGGACAACGGCGGGCAATGGGCCGGGGCGATTCCTGAGAAATATCTGCACTGGGTGGCTCAAGGCAAGGCAATCTGGGCTCCGCAATATAATATTCATAAGTTGTTTATGGGTCTTGTGGATATGTATCAGTTCACCGGCAGCAGCAAGGCGCTAGACATCGCCAATCGTTATGCGGACTGGTTCGTAAATTGGAGCACGGGCTTCACCAGAGAGAAATTCGACGACATTCTCGATATGGAGACCGGCGGTATGCTGGAGGCGTGGGCGGATCTGCTTCAGATTACAGGAGATGCCAAATATACGACCTTGCTGGAGCGCTATTACCGCAGCAGACTTTTCCGGCCGCTATTAGAGAATAAAGACCCGCTGACCAACATGCACGCCAATACAACCATTCCTGAGGTGCTCGGCTGCGCCAGAGCTTACGAGGTCACCGGCGAGCAGCGCTGGATGGACATTGTTACGGCTTACTGGAAGTGTGCGGTGACCGAACGGGGAATGCTGGCTACGGGCGGCAATACGGCCGGTGAGGTGTGGATGCCGAAGATGAAGATCAAGGCCCGCCTGGGCGACAAGAATCAGGAGCATTGTACGGTATATAATATGATCCGCCTGGCAGAGTTCCTGTTCCGGCATACCTCAGACCCCGCCTATGCGCAGTATATTGAATATAATATGTATAACGGGATTATGGCCCAGGCTTATTATCAGGAATATCATCTGACCGGCAATAAGCACAGCGACCCGGCAACCGGGCTGCTCACTTACTTCCTGCCGATGAAGGCCGGGCTGCGCAAGGACTGGAGCACCGAGACAGACAGCTTCTTCTGCTGCCACGGAACGATGGTCCAGGCCAATGCGGCGCTGAATAGAGGTATCTATTATCAGGAGCAGGATAATCTCTATGTCTGCCAGTATTTCCGCTCAGAGCTGACAACAGAGATTCAGGGCGGGAGCATACGGCTTCAGCAGGCGCAGGATTACATGAGCGGAAGTATGCTGAACTCCTCGAATACGGCAGGACAGCAGGAATTGAATGAGATTACAGCGCTGCACGAGAATATGCCGGATTATAGAAAATATGACTTCACCGTCCATACCAGCGCTGCCCGAGAATTCGCCATCCATCTGCGGATACCGGACTGGATCATGTCGGAGGCCGTCATCTATGTAAACGATCAGCTGCACGGTAAATCTGCGGACCACACGGCATTCTACACGCTGCTGCGGAATTGGCAGGACGGCGACCGGATCAGCATCATTCTGCCGGTGGGTATCCGCTTCATCCCCCTGCCGGATGATGAGCAGACAGGCGCATTCCGTTACGGTCCTGAAGTGCTGGCCGGCATTACCGAGCATGAGCGGATTCTGTACACCCCGTTAGCGGATGCCGCTGGTGAGATCATCATGGAGAACGAGCGGGAGTGGGGGAGCTGGCGTTATTTCTTCAAGACCACCCGTCAGGACCCGGGCATCCAGCTTAGAAGAATCCGCGACATCGGGTATGAGCCTTATCAGGTGTATTTCCCGGTGAGAAACGAATAG
- a CDS encoding HAMP domain-containing sensor histidine kinase, translated as MFRHFLKLHFLFILLPPIALMVFSSFFGTSGTWPKFNTLNLFYITVLMFTCIIVAFVALSWLFFWRLRKRLTRLQQAMSAAPTADSWPEPVLVQKDRMDEIDQLGGSFNRMIRQLEDSRVREQQEAGLRQRLIANMSHDLRTPLTVIRGHVTRLSKEPMSPEGQNSLAEINQTITRTGELMDDLLSYTLLTSGKYPFEPAFTDMGRLVRASVAAWYPVFEEHGIQVEVDLPAEETFHWTADPKWMTRVLDNLFQNVIRHAIDGKYIFIAVDVQQERILVADRGQGMNHSTYDGGAGMGLSTVHYMLNTMKLKAQFNSSGEGTSVVIWQSVT; from the coding sequence TTGTTTCGCCATTTCCTAAAGCTGCATTTCCTGTTCATCCTTCTTCCGCCCATCGCGCTGATGGTCTTCTCATCGTTCTTCGGAACCTCCGGGACATGGCCAAAGTTCAATACGCTGAACCTGTTTTACATTACAGTGCTTATGTTCACTTGTATCATTGTGGCTTTCGTTGCTCTATCCTGGCTGTTCTTCTGGAGACTCCGCAAACGTCTGACCCGTCTACAGCAAGCTATGTCCGCAGCTCCCACTGCGGATTCATGGCCTGAGCCTGTCCTGGTTCAAAAGGATCGCATGGATGAAATAGACCAGTTAGGCGGTTCCTTCAACCGGATGATCCGGCAACTGGAAGACAGCCGCGTGCGGGAGCAGCAAGAGGCAGGGCTGCGGCAACGGCTTATTGCCAACATGTCCCACGACCTGCGGACGCCGCTGACCGTCATTCGGGGACATGTTACCCGGCTGAGCAAAGAACCGATGAGTCCAGAGGGACAGAACTCCTTAGCAGAGATCAATCAGACTATTACACGGACCGGTGAGCTGATGGATGATTTGCTCTCGTATACCTTGCTTACCTCAGGCAAATATCCCTTTGAGCCTGCATTCACAGACATGGGACGCCTGGTAAGAGCCTCGGTTGCTGCATGGTATCCGGTATTTGAGGAGCACGGCATTCAGGTCGAGGTTGACCTGCCCGCAGAAGAGACCTTCCACTGGACAGCAGATCCCAAATGGATGACCCGGGTGCTGGATAATTTGTTTCAGAATGTCATTCGCCATGCAATAGACGGGAAATATATTTTTATTGCTGTAGATGTGCAGCAGGAACGGATTCTTGTCGCTGACAGAGGCCAGGGCATGAATCATTCCACATACGATGGCGGAGCGGGAATGGGGCTGTCGACGGTCCATTATATGCTGAACACCATGAAGCTGAAGGCTCAATTTAACTCAAGCGGAGAGGGAACAAGTGTAGTCATTTGGCAGAGTGTAACCTGA